Proteins co-encoded in one Pseudoliparis swirei isolate HS2019 ecotype Mariana Trench chromosome 7, NWPU_hadal_v1, whole genome shotgun sequence genomic window:
- the LOC130196303 gene encoding kinesin-like protein KIF2A isoform X4, whose product MASCFGKIVVGTYVEIKRSDGRIHQAMVTSLNEDNESVTVEWIENGDTKGKEIDLESIFALNPDVAPDEEIAPSPETPPPPTPTCVKVNKIAKNRRTIAPIKNDTPSRDNRVIPTRARPPQPQQPEPAPPPASLQPTQPTQLTQAQTQQQLQNARRKSNCVKEVEKLQEKRERRRIQQQELREKRAQEVDTTIPNYEIMYMIRDFRASLDYRPLTTSDLIEEHRICVCVRKRPLNKRELAMKDLDVITVPSKDVVMVHEPKQKVDLTRYLENQTFRFDYTFDDSTTNELVYRFTARPLVETIFERGMATCFAYGQTGSGKTHTMGGDFSGKNQDCAKGVYALAARDVFLMLKKPNYKKLDLQVYATFFEIYSGKVFDLLNRKAKLRVLEDGKQQVQVVGLQEKDVKCMEEVLKLIEVGNSCRTSGQTSANAHSSRSHAVFQIILRRKGKMHGKFSLIDLAGNERGADTSSADRQTRLEGAEINKSLLALKECIRALGLNKPHTPFRASKLTQVLRDSFIGENSRTCMIATISPGMTSCENTLNTLRYANRVKELAVDINPVMEGGRPNIHAVAQLGHLEGNWLSISPQRDDLKLLCQQNEEEVSPQLLTFHEAVSQLVEMEEQVLEDHRAVFQESIRWLEDEKVLLEMTEEVDYDVELYATQLEQILDQKIEILTELRDKVKSFRSTLQEEEQASKQINPKRTRAL is encoded by the exons ATGGCGTCGTGTTTTGGGAAGATCGTCGTCGGTACTTATGTGGAGATAAAGCGCAGTGATG GACGAATACACCAGGCGATGGTGACCTCGCTGAATGAGGACAACGAGAGTGTCACAGTGGAGTGGATAGAAAATGGGGACACAAAAGGGAAAGAG ATCGACTTGGAGAGTATATTTGCACTTAACCCAGATGTGGCTCCAGATGAGGAAATTGCCCCAAGTCCGGAGACTCCACCCCCACCTACACCCACATGTGTGAAGGTCAACAAAATTGCCAAG AATCGTCGGACGATAGCCCCGATTAAGAATGACACTCCGTCCAGGGATAATAGAG TGATTCCAACCCGGGCCAGACCACCACAACCTCAGCAGCCAGAgcccgccccccctcccgcaTCTCTGCAGCCGACGCAGCCGACGCAGCTCACTCAAGCGCAGACGCAACAGCAACTGCAGAACG CGAGGAGGAAATCAAACTGCgtgaaggaggtggagaaactgcaggagaagagagagaggcgcCGGATTCAGCAACAGGAGCTCAGGGAGAAGAGAGCTCAG GAGGTGGACACCACCATCCCCAACTATGAGATCATGTACATGATCCGGGATTTCCGAGCCAGTCTAGACTACCGGCCCCTGACCACATCCGATCTG ATTGAAGAGcacagaatatgtgtgtgtgtgaggaagcgTCCACTCAACAAGAGGG AGTTGGCCATGAAGGATCTGGATGTGATCACCGTCCCCAGTAAGGACGTGGTGATGGTTCACGAGCCGAAACAAAAGGTGGACCTGACCCGCTACCTGGAGAACCAGACCTTCCGCTTCGACTACACCTTCGATGACAGCACCACCAACGAGTTGGTTTACAG GTTCACCGCCAGACCTCTAGTGGAGACTATCTTTGAGAGGGGCATGGCCACCTGCTTTGCCTATGGGCAGACGGGCAGTGGAAAAACACAT ACTATGGGAGGGGATTTCTCTGGGAAGAACCAAGACTGCGCTAAAGGAGTTTATGCATTAGCTG CTCGGGATGTATTTCTCATGTTGAAGAAACCCAACTACAAGAAGTTAGATCTACAAGTGTACGCGACCTTCTTTGAAATTTACAGCGGAAAG gtgtttgacctgctGAACCGTAAAGCTAAGCTGAGGGTGCTGGAGGACGGGAAGCAGCAAGTCCAGGTCGTTGGGCTTCAGGAGAAGGACGTCAAATGCATGGAGGAGGTCTTGAAACTCATAGAAGTGGGAAACAGCTGCAG AACATCGGGCCAGACATCGGCCAACGCCCACTCGTCTCGCAGCCACGCCGTTTTCCAGATAATTCTTCGGAGGAAGGGCAAAATGCACGGCAAGTTCTCCCTCATCGACCTCGCGGGCAACGAGAGGGGGGCGGACACATCGAGCGCCGACCGGCAGACTCGTCTGGAGGGAGCCGAGATCAACAAAAGCCTGCTCGCCCTCAAG GAGTGTATCCGAGCTCTTGGCCTCAACAAGCCTCACACTCCATTCAGAGCCAGTAAACTGACTCAGGTCCTGAGAGACTCTTTCATCGGGGAGAACTCACGCACATGCATG ATTGCAACAATCTCTCCGGGTATGACTTCCTGTGAGAATACCCTCAACACACTACGCTACGCTAACAG GGTGAAGGAGCTGGCGGTGGACATCAACCCGGTGATGGAGGGCGGTCGACCCAACATCCACGCCGTCGCCCAGCTGGGTCATTTAGAGGGGAACTGGCTGAGCATCTCGCCACAAAGAGACGACCTCAAACTGCTCTGTCAGCAGAAC GAGGAGGAAGTGTCTCCGCAGCTCCTCACTTTCCACGAGGCGGTGTCTCAGctggtggagatggaggagcaggTCCTGGAGGACCACCGGGCGGTTTTCCAG GAGTCCATCAGATGGCTAGAAGACGAGAAGGTGCTCCTGGAGATGACCGAGGAGGTGGACTATGACGTGGAGTTGTACGCCACTCAGCTGGAGCAGATCCTAGACCAGAAGATAGAAATCCTCACTGAGCTCCGAG ATAAAGTGAAGTCATTCCGCTCTAcactccaggaggaggagcaagcgAGCAAGCAGATCAACCCCAAGAGGACGCGTGCGCTTTAG
- the LOC130196303 gene encoding kinesin-like protein KIF2A isoform X2: MASCFGKIVVGTYVEIKRSDGRIHQAMVTSLNEDNESVTVEWIENGDTKGKEIDLESIFALNPDVAPDEEIAPSPETPPPPTPTCVKVNKIAKNRRTIAPIKNDTPSRDNRVIPTRARPPQPQQPEPAPPPASLQPTQPTQLTQAQTQQQLQNARRKSNCVKEVEKLQEKRERRRIQQQELREKRAQEVDTTIPNYEIMYMIRDFRASLDYRPLTTSDLIEEHRICVCVRKRPLNKRELAMKDLDVITVPSKDVVMVHEPKQKVDLTRYLENQTFRFDYTFDDSTTNELVYRFTARPLVETIFERGMATCFAYGQTGSGKTHTMGGDFSGKNQDCAKGVYALAARDVFLMLKKPNYKKLDLQVYATFFEIYSGKVFDLLNRKAKLRVLEDGKQQVQVVGLQEKDVKCMEEVLKLIEVGNSCRTSGQTSANAHSSRSHAVFQIILRRKGKMHGKFSLIDLAGNERGADTSSADRQTRLEGAEINKSLLALKECIRALGLNKPHTPFRASKLTQVLRDSFIGENSRTCMIATISPGMTSCENTLNTLRYANRVKEFGISPSDIPFSQCGQGSRSDISPTNTFEYDDFAATSPSRVKELAVDINPVMEGGRPNIHAVAQLGHLEGNWLSISPQRDDLKLLCQQNEEEVSPQLLTFHEAVSQLVEMEEQVLEDHRAVFQESIRWLEDEKVLLEMTEEVDYDVELYATQLEQILDQKIEILTELRDKVKSFRSTLQEEEQASKQINPKRTRAL; the protein is encoded by the exons ATGGCGTCGTGTTTTGGGAAGATCGTCGTCGGTACTTATGTGGAGATAAAGCGCAGTGATG GACGAATACACCAGGCGATGGTGACCTCGCTGAATGAGGACAACGAGAGTGTCACAGTGGAGTGGATAGAAAATGGGGACACAAAAGGGAAAGAG ATCGACTTGGAGAGTATATTTGCACTTAACCCAGATGTGGCTCCAGATGAGGAAATTGCCCCAAGTCCGGAGACTCCACCCCCACCTACACCCACATGTGTGAAGGTCAACAAAATTGCCAAG AATCGTCGGACGATAGCCCCGATTAAGAATGACACTCCGTCCAGGGATAATAGAG TGATTCCAACCCGGGCCAGACCACCACAACCTCAGCAGCCAGAgcccgccccccctcccgcaTCTCTGCAGCCGACGCAGCCGACGCAGCTCACTCAAGCGCAGACGCAACAGCAACTGCAGAACG CGAGGAGGAAATCAAACTGCgtgaaggaggtggagaaactgcaggagaagagagagaggcgcCGGATTCAGCAACAGGAGCTCAGGGAGAAGAGAGCTCAG GAGGTGGACACCACCATCCCCAACTATGAGATCATGTACATGATCCGGGATTTCCGAGCCAGTCTAGACTACCGGCCCCTGACCACATCCGATCTG ATTGAAGAGcacagaatatgtgtgtgtgtgaggaagcgTCCACTCAACAAGAGGG AGTTGGCCATGAAGGATCTGGATGTGATCACCGTCCCCAGTAAGGACGTGGTGATGGTTCACGAGCCGAAACAAAAGGTGGACCTGACCCGCTACCTGGAGAACCAGACCTTCCGCTTCGACTACACCTTCGATGACAGCACCACCAACGAGTTGGTTTACAG GTTCACCGCCAGACCTCTAGTGGAGACTATCTTTGAGAGGGGCATGGCCACCTGCTTTGCCTATGGGCAGACGGGCAGTGGAAAAACACAT ACTATGGGAGGGGATTTCTCTGGGAAGAACCAAGACTGCGCTAAAGGAGTTTATGCATTAGCTG CTCGGGATGTATTTCTCATGTTGAAGAAACCCAACTACAAGAAGTTAGATCTACAAGTGTACGCGACCTTCTTTGAAATTTACAGCGGAAAG gtgtttgacctgctGAACCGTAAAGCTAAGCTGAGGGTGCTGGAGGACGGGAAGCAGCAAGTCCAGGTCGTTGGGCTTCAGGAGAAGGACGTCAAATGCATGGAGGAGGTCTTGAAACTCATAGAAGTGGGAAACAGCTGCAG AACATCGGGCCAGACATCGGCCAACGCCCACTCGTCTCGCAGCCACGCCGTTTTCCAGATAATTCTTCGGAGGAAGGGCAAAATGCACGGCAAGTTCTCCCTCATCGACCTCGCGGGCAACGAGAGGGGGGCGGACACATCGAGCGCCGACCGGCAGACTCGTCTGGAGGGAGCCGAGATCAACAAAAGCCTGCTCGCCCTCAAG GAGTGTATCCGAGCTCTTGGCCTCAACAAGCCTCACACTCCATTCAGAGCCAGTAAACTGACTCAGGTCCTGAGAGACTCTTTCATCGGGGAGAACTCACGCACATGCATG ATTGCAACAATCTCTCCGGGTATGACTTCCTGTGAGAATACCCTCAACACACTACGCTACGCTAACAG AGTGAAGGAGTTTGGGATTAGTCCGTCTGACATCCCCTTCTCCCAGTGCGGTCAGGGCAGTCGCTCCGATATCTCGCCCACCAATACCTTTGAGTACGATGACTTTGCTGCTACCTCTCCCAGCAG GGTGAAGGAGCTGGCGGTGGACATCAACCCGGTGATGGAGGGCGGTCGACCCAACATCCACGCCGTCGCCCAGCTGGGTCATTTAGAGGGGAACTGGCTGAGCATCTCGCCACAAAGAGACGACCTCAAACTGCTCTGTCAGCAGAAC GAGGAGGAAGTGTCTCCGCAGCTCCTCACTTTCCACGAGGCGGTGTCTCAGctggtggagatggaggagcaggTCCTGGAGGACCACCGGGCGGTTTTCCAG GAGTCCATCAGATGGCTAGAAGACGAGAAGGTGCTCCTGGAGATGACCGAGGAGGTGGACTATGACGTGGAGTTGTACGCCACTCAGCTGGAGCAGATCCTAGACCAGAAGATAGAAATCCTCACTGAGCTCCGAG ATAAAGTGAAGTCATTCCGCTCTAcactccaggaggaggagcaagcgAGCAAGCAGATCAACCCCAAGAGGACGCGTGCGCTTTAG
- the LOC130196303 gene encoding kinesin-like protein KIF2A isoform X5 → MASCFGKIVVGTYVEIKRSDGRIHQAMVTSLNEDNESVTVEWIENGDTKGKEIDLESIFALNPDVAPDEEIAPSPETPPPPTPTCVKVNKIAKNRRTIAPIKNDTPSRDNRVIPTRARPPQPQQPEPAPPPASLQPTQPTQLTQAQTQQQLQNESSIHLISRKESGQLSRRKSNCVKEVEKLQEKRERRRIQQQELREKRAQEVDTTIPNYEIMYMIRDFRASLDYRPLTTSDLIEEHRICVCVRKRPLNKRELAMKDLDVITVPSKDVVMVHEPKQKVDLTRYLENQTFRFDYTFDDSTTNELVYRFTARPLVETIFERGMATCFAYGQTGSGKTHTMGGDFSGKNQDCAKGVYALAARDVFLMLKKPNYKKLDLQVYATFFEIYSGKVFDLLNRKAKLRVLEDGKQQVQVVGLQEKDVKCMEEVLKLIEVGNSCRTSGQTSANAHSSRSHAVFQIILRRKGKMHGKFSLIDLAGNERGADTSSADRQTRLEGAEINKSLLALKECIRALGLNKPHTPFRASKLTQVLRDSFIGENSRTCMIATISPGMTSCENTLNTLRYANSRRHLSGLVRLVSSTISSRRRRRPLAPGMSFVLANSQFNSIQFICIAQFHKLQICLGVLYNLYT, encoded by the exons ATGGCGTCGTGTTTTGGGAAGATCGTCGTCGGTACTTATGTGGAGATAAAGCGCAGTGATG GACGAATACACCAGGCGATGGTGACCTCGCTGAATGAGGACAACGAGAGTGTCACAGTGGAGTGGATAGAAAATGGGGACACAAAAGGGAAAGAG ATCGACTTGGAGAGTATATTTGCACTTAACCCAGATGTGGCTCCAGATGAGGAAATTGCCCCAAGTCCGGAGACTCCACCCCCACCTACACCCACATGTGTGAAGGTCAACAAAATTGCCAAG AATCGTCGGACGATAGCCCCGATTAAGAATGACACTCCGTCCAGGGATAATAGAG TGATTCCAACCCGGGCCAGACCACCACAACCTCAGCAGCCAGAgcccgccccccctcccgcaTCTCTGCAGCCGACGCAGCCGACGCAGCTCACTCAAGCGCAGACGCAACAGCAACTGCAGAACG AATCCTCAATTCACCTGATATCCAGAAAGGAGTCGGGACAGCTTT CGAGGAGGAAATCAAACTGCgtgaaggaggtggagaaactgcaggagaagagagagaggcgcCGGATTCAGCAACAGGAGCTCAGGGAGAAGAGAGCTCAG GAGGTGGACACCACCATCCCCAACTATGAGATCATGTACATGATCCGGGATTTCCGAGCCAGTCTAGACTACCGGCCCCTGACCACATCCGATCTG ATTGAAGAGcacagaatatgtgtgtgtgtgaggaagcgTCCACTCAACAAGAGGG AGTTGGCCATGAAGGATCTGGATGTGATCACCGTCCCCAGTAAGGACGTGGTGATGGTTCACGAGCCGAAACAAAAGGTGGACCTGACCCGCTACCTGGAGAACCAGACCTTCCGCTTCGACTACACCTTCGATGACAGCACCACCAACGAGTTGGTTTACAG GTTCACCGCCAGACCTCTAGTGGAGACTATCTTTGAGAGGGGCATGGCCACCTGCTTTGCCTATGGGCAGACGGGCAGTGGAAAAACACAT ACTATGGGAGGGGATTTCTCTGGGAAGAACCAAGACTGCGCTAAAGGAGTTTATGCATTAGCTG CTCGGGATGTATTTCTCATGTTGAAGAAACCCAACTACAAGAAGTTAGATCTACAAGTGTACGCGACCTTCTTTGAAATTTACAGCGGAAAG gtgtttgacctgctGAACCGTAAAGCTAAGCTGAGGGTGCTGGAGGACGGGAAGCAGCAAGTCCAGGTCGTTGGGCTTCAGGAGAAGGACGTCAAATGCATGGAGGAGGTCTTGAAACTCATAGAAGTGGGAAACAGCTGCAG AACATCGGGCCAGACATCGGCCAACGCCCACTCGTCTCGCAGCCACGCCGTTTTCCAGATAATTCTTCGGAGGAAGGGCAAAATGCACGGCAAGTTCTCCCTCATCGACCTCGCGGGCAACGAGAGGGGGGCGGACACATCGAGCGCCGACCGGCAGACTCGTCTGGAGGGAGCCGAGATCAACAAAAGCCTGCTCGCCCTCAAG GAGTGTATCCGAGCTCTTGGCCTCAACAAGCCTCACACTCCATTCAGAGCCAGTAAACTGACTCAGGTCCTGAGAGACTCTTTCATCGGGGAGAACTCACGCACATGCATG ATTGCAACAATCTCTCCGGGTATGACTTCCTGTGAGAATACCCTCAACACACTACGCTACGCTAACAG CCGCAGACATCTCAGTGGACTCGTCCGCCTCGTCTCCTCAACAATATCCTCACGCCGTCGTCGTCGGCCACTTGCACCCGGGATGAGTTTTGTCTTAGCAAattctcaattcaattcaattcagtttatttgtatagcccaatttcacaaattacaaatttgtctcggagtgctttacaatctgtacacatag
- the LOC130196303 gene encoding kinesin-like protein KIF2A isoform X3 has protein sequence MASCFGKIVVGTYVEIKRSDGRIHQAMVTSLNEDNESVTVEWIENGDTKGKEIDLESIFALNPDVAPDEEIAPSPETPPPPTPTCVKVNKIAKNRRTIAPIKNDTPSRDNRVIPTRARPPQPQQPEPAPPPASLQPTQPTQLTQAQTQQQLQNESSIHLISRKESGQLSRRKSNCVKEVEKLQEKRERRRIQQQELREKRAQEVDTTIPNYEIMYMIRDFRASLDYRPLTTSDLIEEHRICVCVRKRPLNKRELAMKDLDVITVPSKDVVMVHEPKQKVDLTRYLENQTFRFDYTFDDSTTNELVYRFTARPLVETIFERGMATCFAYGQTGSGKTHTMGGDFSGKNQDCAKGVYALAARDVFLMLKKPNYKKLDLQVYATFFEIYSGKVFDLLNRKAKLRVLEDGKQQVQVVGLQEKDVKCMEEVLKLIEVGNSCRTSGQTSANAHSSRSHAVFQIILRRKGKMHGKFSLIDLAGNERGADTSSADRQTRLEGAEINKSLLALKECIRALGLNKPHTPFRASKLTQVLRDSFIGENSRTCMIATISPGMTSCENTLNTLRYANRVKELAVDINPVMEGGRPNIHAVAQLGHLEGNWLSISPQRDDLKLLCQQNEEEVSPQLLTFHEAVSQLVEMEEQVLEDHRAVFQESIRWLEDEKVLLEMTEEVDYDVELYATQLEQILDQKIEILTELRDKVKSFRSTLQEEEQASKQINPKRTRAL, from the exons ATGGCGTCGTGTTTTGGGAAGATCGTCGTCGGTACTTATGTGGAGATAAAGCGCAGTGATG GACGAATACACCAGGCGATGGTGACCTCGCTGAATGAGGACAACGAGAGTGTCACAGTGGAGTGGATAGAAAATGGGGACACAAAAGGGAAAGAG ATCGACTTGGAGAGTATATTTGCACTTAACCCAGATGTGGCTCCAGATGAGGAAATTGCCCCAAGTCCGGAGACTCCACCCCCACCTACACCCACATGTGTGAAGGTCAACAAAATTGCCAAG AATCGTCGGACGATAGCCCCGATTAAGAATGACACTCCGTCCAGGGATAATAGAG TGATTCCAACCCGGGCCAGACCACCACAACCTCAGCAGCCAGAgcccgccccccctcccgcaTCTCTGCAGCCGACGCAGCCGACGCAGCTCACTCAAGCGCAGACGCAACAGCAACTGCAGAACG AATCCTCAATTCACCTGATATCCAGAAAGGAGTCGGGACAGCTTT CGAGGAGGAAATCAAACTGCgtgaaggaggtggagaaactgcaggagaagagagagaggcgcCGGATTCAGCAACAGGAGCTCAGGGAGAAGAGAGCTCAG GAGGTGGACACCACCATCCCCAACTATGAGATCATGTACATGATCCGGGATTTCCGAGCCAGTCTAGACTACCGGCCCCTGACCACATCCGATCTG ATTGAAGAGcacagaatatgtgtgtgtgtgaggaagcgTCCACTCAACAAGAGGG AGTTGGCCATGAAGGATCTGGATGTGATCACCGTCCCCAGTAAGGACGTGGTGATGGTTCACGAGCCGAAACAAAAGGTGGACCTGACCCGCTACCTGGAGAACCAGACCTTCCGCTTCGACTACACCTTCGATGACAGCACCACCAACGAGTTGGTTTACAG GTTCACCGCCAGACCTCTAGTGGAGACTATCTTTGAGAGGGGCATGGCCACCTGCTTTGCCTATGGGCAGACGGGCAGTGGAAAAACACAT ACTATGGGAGGGGATTTCTCTGGGAAGAACCAAGACTGCGCTAAAGGAGTTTATGCATTAGCTG CTCGGGATGTATTTCTCATGTTGAAGAAACCCAACTACAAGAAGTTAGATCTACAAGTGTACGCGACCTTCTTTGAAATTTACAGCGGAAAG gtgtttgacctgctGAACCGTAAAGCTAAGCTGAGGGTGCTGGAGGACGGGAAGCAGCAAGTCCAGGTCGTTGGGCTTCAGGAGAAGGACGTCAAATGCATGGAGGAGGTCTTGAAACTCATAGAAGTGGGAAACAGCTGCAG AACATCGGGCCAGACATCGGCCAACGCCCACTCGTCTCGCAGCCACGCCGTTTTCCAGATAATTCTTCGGAGGAAGGGCAAAATGCACGGCAAGTTCTCCCTCATCGACCTCGCGGGCAACGAGAGGGGGGCGGACACATCGAGCGCCGACCGGCAGACTCGTCTGGAGGGAGCCGAGATCAACAAAAGCCTGCTCGCCCTCAAG GAGTGTATCCGAGCTCTTGGCCTCAACAAGCCTCACACTCCATTCAGAGCCAGTAAACTGACTCAGGTCCTGAGAGACTCTTTCATCGGGGAGAACTCACGCACATGCATG ATTGCAACAATCTCTCCGGGTATGACTTCCTGTGAGAATACCCTCAACACACTACGCTACGCTAACAG GGTGAAGGAGCTGGCGGTGGACATCAACCCGGTGATGGAGGGCGGTCGACCCAACATCCACGCCGTCGCCCAGCTGGGTCATTTAGAGGGGAACTGGCTGAGCATCTCGCCACAAAGAGACGACCTCAAACTGCTCTGTCAGCAGAAC GAGGAGGAAGTGTCTCCGCAGCTCCTCACTTTCCACGAGGCGGTGTCTCAGctggtggagatggaggagcaggTCCTGGAGGACCACCGGGCGGTTTTCCAG GAGTCCATCAGATGGCTAGAAGACGAGAAGGTGCTCCTGGAGATGACCGAGGAGGTGGACTATGACGTGGAGTTGTACGCCACTCAGCTGGAGCAGATCCTAGACCAGAAGATAGAAATCCTCACTGAGCTCCGAG ATAAAGTGAAGTCATTCCGCTCTAcactccaggaggaggagcaagcgAGCAAGCAGATCAACCCCAAGAGGACGCGTGCGCTTTAG
- the LOC130196303 gene encoding kinesin-like protein KIF2A isoform X1, with translation MASCFGKIVVGTYVEIKRSDGRIHQAMVTSLNEDNESVTVEWIENGDTKGKEIDLESIFALNPDVAPDEEIAPSPETPPPPTPTCVKVNKIAKNRRTIAPIKNDTPSRDNRVIPTRARPPQPQQPEPAPPPASLQPTQPTQLTQAQTQQQLQNESSIHLISRKESGQLSRRKSNCVKEVEKLQEKRERRRIQQQELREKRAQEVDTTIPNYEIMYMIRDFRASLDYRPLTTSDLIEEHRICVCVRKRPLNKRELAMKDLDVITVPSKDVVMVHEPKQKVDLTRYLENQTFRFDYTFDDSTTNELVYRFTARPLVETIFERGMATCFAYGQTGSGKTHTMGGDFSGKNQDCAKGVYALAARDVFLMLKKPNYKKLDLQVYATFFEIYSGKVFDLLNRKAKLRVLEDGKQQVQVVGLQEKDVKCMEEVLKLIEVGNSCRTSGQTSANAHSSRSHAVFQIILRRKGKMHGKFSLIDLAGNERGADTSSADRQTRLEGAEINKSLLALKECIRALGLNKPHTPFRASKLTQVLRDSFIGENSRTCMIATISPGMTSCENTLNTLRYANRVKEFGISPSDIPFSQCGQGSRSDISPTNTFEYDDFAATSPSRVKELAVDINPVMEGGRPNIHAVAQLGHLEGNWLSISPQRDDLKLLCQQNEEEVSPQLLTFHEAVSQLVEMEEQVLEDHRAVFQESIRWLEDEKVLLEMTEEVDYDVELYATQLEQILDQKIEILTELRDKVKSFRSTLQEEEQASKQINPKRTRAL, from the exons ATGGCGTCGTGTTTTGGGAAGATCGTCGTCGGTACTTATGTGGAGATAAAGCGCAGTGATG GACGAATACACCAGGCGATGGTGACCTCGCTGAATGAGGACAACGAGAGTGTCACAGTGGAGTGGATAGAAAATGGGGACACAAAAGGGAAAGAG ATCGACTTGGAGAGTATATTTGCACTTAACCCAGATGTGGCTCCAGATGAGGAAATTGCCCCAAGTCCGGAGACTCCACCCCCACCTACACCCACATGTGTGAAGGTCAACAAAATTGCCAAG AATCGTCGGACGATAGCCCCGATTAAGAATGACACTCCGTCCAGGGATAATAGAG TGATTCCAACCCGGGCCAGACCACCACAACCTCAGCAGCCAGAgcccgccccccctcccgcaTCTCTGCAGCCGACGCAGCCGACGCAGCTCACTCAAGCGCAGACGCAACAGCAACTGCAGAACG AATCCTCAATTCACCTGATATCCAGAAAGGAGTCGGGACAGCTTT CGAGGAGGAAATCAAACTGCgtgaaggaggtggagaaactgcaggagaagagagagaggcgcCGGATTCAGCAACAGGAGCTCAGGGAGAAGAGAGCTCAG GAGGTGGACACCACCATCCCCAACTATGAGATCATGTACATGATCCGGGATTTCCGAGCCAGTCTAGACTACCGGCCCCTGACCACATCCGATCTG ATTGAAGAGcacagaatatgtgtgtgtgtgaggaagcgTCCACTCAACAAGAGGG AGTTGGCCATGAAGGATCTGGATGTGATCACCGTCCCCAGTAAGGACGTGGTGATGGTTCACGAGCCGAAACAAAAGGTGGACCTGACCCGCTACCTGGAGAACCAGACCTTCCGCTTCGACTACACCTTCGATGACAGCACCACCAACGAGTTGGTTTACAG GTTCACCGCCAGACCTCTAGTGGAGACTATCTTTGAGAGGGGCATGGCCACCTGCTTTGCCTATGGGCAGACGGGCAGTGGAAAAACACAT ACTATGGGAGGGGATTTCTCTGGGAAGAACCAAGACTGCGCTAAAGGAGTTTATGCATTAGCTG CTCGGGATGTATTTCTCATGTTGAAGAAACCCAACTACAAGAAGTTAGATCTACAAGTGTACGCGACCTTCTTTGAAATTTACAGCGGAAAG gtgtttgacctgctGAACCGTAAAGCTAAGCTGAGGGTGCTGGAGGACGGGAAGCAGCAAGTCCAGGTCGTTGGGCTTCAGGAGAAGGACGTCAAATGCATGGAGGAGGTCTTGAAACTCATAGAAGTGGGAAACAGCTGCAG AACATCGGGCCAGACATCGGCCAACGCCCACTCGTCTCGCAGCCACGCCGTTTTCCAGATAATTCTTCGGAGGAAGGGCAAAATGCACGGCAAGTTCTCCCTCATCGACCTCGCGGGCAACGAGAGGGGGGCGGACACATCGAGCGCCGACCGGCAGACTCGTCTGGAGGGAGCCGAGATCAACAAAAGCCTGCTCGCCCTCAAG GAGTGTATCCGAGCTCTTGGCCTCAACAAGCCTCACACTCCATTCAGAGCCAGTAAACTGACTCAGGTCCTGAGAGACTCTTTCATCGGGGAGAACTCACGCACATGCATG ATTGCAACAATCTCTCCGGGTATGACTTCCTGTGAGAATACCCTCAACACACTACGCTACGCTAACAG AGTGAAGGAGTTTGGGATTAGTCCGTCTGACATCCCCTTCTCCCAGTGCGGTCAGGGCAGTCGCTCCGATATCTCGCCCACCAATACCTTTGAGTACGATGACTTTGCTGCTACCTCTCCCAGCAG GGTGAAGGAGCTGGCGGTGGACATCAACCCGGTGATGGAGGGCGGTCGACCCAACATCCACGCCGTCGCCCAGCTGGGTCATTTAGAGGGGAACTGGCTGAGCATCTCGCCACAAAGAGACGACCTCAAACTGCTCTGTCAGCAGAAC GAGGAGGAAGTGTCTCCGCAGCTCCTCACTTTCCACGAGGCGGTGTCTCAGctggtggagatggaggagcaggTCCTGGAGGACCACCGGGCGGTTTTCCAG GAGTCCATCAGATGGCTAGAAGACGAGAAGGTGCTCCTGGAGATGACCGAGGAGGTGGACTATGACGTGGAGTTGTACGCCACTCAGCTGGAGCAGATCCTAGACCAGAAGATAGAAATCCTCACTGAGCTCCGAG ATAAAGTGAAGTCATTCCGCTCTAcactccaggaggaggagcaagcgAGCAAGCAGATCAACCCCAAGAGGACGCGTGCGCTTTAG